TCCTATTAGTTCCAGCACCTCCAGAAAGGAGTACAAATGGCTCTGGTTAGAAACCTTCACTGCACCTGAAGAATGAGACATCCAAACATCCATCACTGACCTTCTGCCCTGTGCTAGCTGTGCTTTGAATAGTCACTCTAAGAAAACATTAATCGAGGACGTTCAGAACAAATACACCTgggacatttaaaattaaaataatgctgtAACACTTCGGTCAAAttggaattttttatttatttattccagaAAGAAACTTGTTGAGAAAAGATGAATGAAAAAATGCTGCCACATCTGTAGCTCTTCTCATTTCCTGGGGGCTAGATAAAATACTCCAAGTTTCATATCATAACTTTAAGTGACATAAATATCTATTAATGTTGATTTTTAGAACTGTGAAGATTACACAAATATTACATAACCAATTTTAAAGTTTCACTTTGCACGGAGTTTACCATATGGAAGGATAATTCTTGGATGTCGTTGatcaaacaaatatcaaaaaaaagtgTTGCCTCTAAAAGTGGTATATTTATGCTGTACTGTATCATTTTTTAacctaatatttaataaaatgggtTCCTTCAATTGAACAATACTGCCTGACAGCCAAGATAATAAGGTCTGCAGAACACAGAGTGGCTTTCTGCTGTAGCACTTGAAGTCAGCAACAACTCCCACCTCTACACATTGACAACTTAACTTAGATTCAGTACTTGCAGTTTTATAGGTAACAGTGTTAAAACCACTTTCTTTTTTGCATGCATATGATGAACACTTTTGAAGTGTTGCATAAAATAGAATGTGCTTGTTGGTGTTGGGCATCAatggcttttaaaatattttatctatttgcttattaatATTTGTGCCACATATATACTGGAATGATACTGAATGCTtatataataaaagaaacagaataagaacattacaggattttttttttttttaatttcaggttcaatttaaacattttcatcAACATATTTTTCCCCTCTCAATTGATCTATTTACCATTACTATCACTccaaaaaattgtgaaaatggaGTGTAAGCTGAATAACTGAAATATAAAAGTATCTTTAGTTTTTATAGTTGTATCCCAATTAATAAGCCTGCCTACAAACCaatgtaataaaatgtttcaCTCCCATTCCcacaatgtaaaatattacactaaCTCTTTCAATCGAGTGCTAAATTTTCATACATTTACAGAAAACAGTACTTACccatttcatttttccttaaaaTGTTAAAAGCTGCTATGCAGAGAATAAATTATAGCactttgtttataaaaaaaaaaaaaaaaatgtttagcctTACTGACATACAGTAGCCACATAGCAGTATCCAAACTGACGTGGGACAAGTAAGTTACACCATACGGCACAAAGAGAGTGAATGAAGACCAAATATATGGCCAATTGAATTGGACTAGAAATGAATCTCAGAACAGCACTCACCTGAGCATGTCCTTGAATATACTTTAAGCAAAAAGAGCAGAGAGTTGCCTATATTTTACTTCTATAGATTTTAAAGAGGTGCAAGCTTTAACAACTCATCACTTTGTTTGGTCTGAACTTGATCAATAATTTTAGTTCAGCCATGGTAAGATGACATACAAGTGTTAtagctttaataaataaataaataaataaaaagctaatGGTAAAGGAGTGTAACTACTTGTTATCATATGAATCCCAAAAGCAAAGATACTAAAAATCTctagaaaaaatactgaatgatgcaatataaaaagttattaaaaattgaCTTATGATATGTTAGCAGCAATGTGTGAAAAGCAGCTATTGTACAGAGTGCCTAGGAAATCTATAGAATGTGTgacatttttaggcaaagcacGAAATGTCTGTTACTTTCATTTCACACATTGATGGTAACAGATAAGTCACTCATTACAAATGATCAGATAATATTTTATAACTCTGCAGAACCTGCTGTTAcctgcaacaacaaaaaataaatgcaatcctTGCTAAGGATCTGTAAATTAAAGCACTGttacctatcctgaattatgctTTAAAATCCTACATAGATCGGGAGGACTGAtctttttgctttgaaattttgtcaTCTCTGCAGTCTGTGGCTGGAGGGGATATATTTCAGGGATTTCAGCAAAGCACCCAGGGACCAGTGCATCTTCTTCACTGCTCTCTTTGAATGAACttttgtagtatcagatggggaaaaaaaaaaaaaaaagattcacttAAGTGACCACTGCAACCTTGGTGAAAAAGTATATTGAACACTATAAGCAAATGAGTGAAGGGGTGAACATAAaaagtgacagagttaaagaCATTACAGAAAGATAAATGtgcaaaaagaaattaattgtgCAGTTCCTAGTGTACAAACGGATTTGTGATCGATTTTAAATGCTGACTTTAAGATCTAGGTATAGGTGTGTAGGGGACAAGTTATTAAACACTGCATGTCAGAATTTTTACTGTATGAGCAGCAACATAGTATGAAAATGTTCAGGCATTAACCaaagttgttaaaaaatattacatgtataGGCTTCTTAAAGTGGTgggttaaacaaaaacaaaaaaaagtgcaatAGTATCAGTAGGAATATCCAGATTACGTTTTTTCTGGGATCAAATCAAACAgattagtaaaaacaaaaaaaagtagtcAAGCAaacgaaattaaaaaaaaaaaaaaaaaaaaaaaaatccatgagaAAATGCACaattgtgtaaaagaaaaaaaaataccatatttTCCACccatattcttaaaaagaaagaatttttttaacatatactgGGAGGAAAGGCAAAGCAAATGTTGGTGTGCAGAAGGAAATTTGAAAAATGCGCTTTACGGAGGCTTTTGTTGAATAAAATATTGTCCCCTCCCCCAAAGAGGCCGAACGAATCCCCCACCCCGCGTGTAAATTAAAAGCAAGAAATGCATCAACCAACTGACACGCTTTCCCTCAGCCCTGTCTCCGCCTCTCTCTCCGGATTTCATTTCGCCGCTATTGAGCAGCTGCACATGTGCTTTCTACTctaatttatcaaaaaaaaaaaaaaaaaatccccaataATTGCACGCGGACCACCACATTAATCGCCTTAATTTTTTCGGCCAGTCATGTATTAGACTCgaaaaagaaagtgcaccagTGTCCAGATGAGAGACGTTAAGGTGTGAGAATAAAATACAGcgctttaaaaacagaataaataaatcacatcACACAGCTctctgaaaaggaaaaataaaaatccctaACCCCCAAAGTGtacacaaaaatggaaaaaaaataacaggtgAATCTAGTaagcaattatttattaaaagatgGGTCAAAGCAATTGCACAATTTGCTATAAATTATGAATAATCCCCTGTATAAAGTATCCAGCTGCAAACGGACAAAGTACGCTCATCGATTCCAAATCTATGCGGTGCCTTAAATATCATCTTTACAGTGTTTCATATTGTTTCGGCTTAGAAACTGAAAAGCTGTTCAGCTTATTAAGTGcaagacacatatatacataaaacatTCCATTTTTTCATAAAACACCGATAATCGGATGACGTTCTATAGATGACAAAAACGCTGCACTGAATCAAACAATGATAAATTTTGTCCCTCAgaccaaagaaatataaataaaggagaacattaaaaaaaaagccattttggCATAAatactttagaaaatgtaaaaagttatCACATTGTACCCTACGGATGTGATTTTGGTATAGAGGTAtccaaagtgaaaaataaaatactgcaaatcaaaTAATTGTTCAAGGTCCATATTTGGTAATTCATAACACATGGCCATATTTTATATCAGTTCCagctgatttattatttttcGTCAAGATACAGACCAGCATCGAGACAGGTAATGATATTGACAGTGCACAAATCTGGTTTGCCATCATttgctacaaaagaaaaaaatgcagatggtCTGTATTTTAGGCTATATAttgcacaaaaaaagaaataaaaaaaactcattatgtgccttattaaaaaaaaaaatccagtttcaCACCTGCGATTTGGGATCCCTTCCACATATCACGAGTATGATATACATAAACTCCTAACTTTACtatattacagtacatacagtctGGAAACTAAGAACAGCTCTGAGGTCTATACTCCCCCCAAATCGAATGTTCCTCCTACAAATATTCAACAATCTGATCTACAACTGTACAAAACCTAGTTTAAAATCACAAGGCATTTAgatgcaaggtttttttttcttttaatccttaAACCAGGACGTACCAATATGCTTGCATGCTAAATATATGAAAAAGGGAAGAAGTGCCTGAACCTCTCACTGGCATAGCACAGTAAGAACATTCCCTTTTAACTGTACAAAAATATGCCtgaaaatatcttttattttctaaaaagatgagGTCTGTTATGTATCAAAATTGTTTTTTCGGTCTTAACCCCCCtccttatcccccccccccccggcccaCTCCCTATCCCATACCTGCTGGCCAGAGGTCTGGGCTGTTTAACCAAACCAGGAGGTATAATGGAGCCAGTTacaaatttaaggaaaaaaagacaaacgtTTTCGGCATGTAGAAATCACAAAACAAGTGTACCTAAGTAACATATCCAGAACAACGTAAGTTCACATATCGTTTGCAATTTGTTACAAATCAAAGTCCACAGTCTGGGTTTTACTGCTCCCTGCAACTTTATCGGGTAAGATGCATAGAAATGTTCATAGATCTCCCCTTGTTAGTGGTCCCGGTgcttaactgaagaaaaaaaaagttcatattATAGACCTGCAGAAAATCCAGAGTCTCGTGTAGTTAATGCTTTTTGCAGATGGTTTTTTTTTCGTCTGTAAGCGAATCGTCTTCATACACATCTTTAAAACTTCTCCATGTCTCATTTTCGCCTCCAGTCTGAAAGAAGCGATAAACCATGGAAAGAGGCggggatggaaaaaaaaatcttggacgCGACTTTTATTTTCCCCTGCCCCTTGTCATTACTTTCCTTGCATGTGTTTTTTGCGCTTGCTGGTCCTCCCCCCGCATCTTAGTACGTGAACACCAAGTCTGAAAAGTTCGCCTCCAGCCAGTCACCCGCGATCATCTCGCTGAGCTCCGGGGTACAGTAATCTGGAAACTCAAAATGAGAGCCCAAACTGCCCCTCACTGAACGAGTCCAAATCCTTATCCACCAGAGACAGACACAGGTTTCCTGAATTGGTGTTGCCCAGCTCCGATCCCTGGGAGCTCTGAGCGAAATTCAAGCTGAAGTCAAAAAGCAAATCATCCGGCTCCTCGCTGGAAGTAGACGACGTGGAGACAGATCGCGAGGATGCCGGCGAGACAGACGCCGGGTAAGCAACACTCTGCTTGGTGAtgtttttgaaattgtaaaagagTCTGTTCTGGGCAGCATTCCTCACGTCTTCGTACATGCTGGCGCCTTCCGACTCGGCGGACGAGCTGAGAGTGGGACTAGCCGGCACTTTCGCTGCGCCGTAAACCCTCATCTGCTCCTCATCCTCTTGTTTTAAGCGCATCTGTAGGTCGTCATCGTAATCCTCATCGTCATCTTCGTCGGTGAGAATATTTTTAACAGTCCTTGTTGCCTTTTAGGTTCCCAAATACATACTCGTCCCCATACTCTTGCGATTTGACACCCGGTTTGCTGGGCTTTAGTTTGCTGCATTTTTTGCCGGAGGTTTTAGAAAATTTTGCTGCTGCTTTTCTCCGGTGAATGTGCATTTGGCTTTGAGGAGGAACTGTCGAGCTTTGGCTTTTTCTTCGGTCTGTACTTGTAATCGGGGGTAATCAGCCATGTGCTTGAGGCGAAGTCTTTCGGCTTCCCTGATAAAAGGAATTTTTTCGCTGTCCTTTAACATTTTCCACCGCTTTCCCAGTCGTTTAGATATCTCGGCATTGTGCATGTCCGGCGACTGCTCCATAATCTTTCTCCTCTCGATCTTCGACCACACCATAAAAGCGTTCATGGGTCGCTTGATGTGGCCGGTGGCCGTTTTGCACCAGTCGGGGTTAAGAGGAAGAGGGCTGCAAGCTATAAATTCATTCTCTTCAGTATCAGTAGCCTCTCTGGACATGCTGCTTTCTGTTTCTCCGTGCTCCGTTTGCTGCACCATTTTCCCCCCGTTTCTTAGTTTACGGTGCTCCAGAAACGTTTAaattatatgcatatatttaattacagatgattttttttcaggTCACTGTTGTAACTGAAGCTTGATTTACTAACACATCCACAGTGTCTTTCTTTCTCTGCACACGCTTGGCAAAGTTGCTTGGCCCCCTTCTTAACTAGTTATTAGCGTTTTCTTATTGGTTACGTCACCCACAATTACCCAATGGCTTCCTTTCAATCCCGCCCAACTGCCGGCTGCACGCCCCCCAGACGCTTTGAATTCACGCCCACAGCCTCTGAGTGGACGCGAGATTTGTAGGCGTGGCGCACCCCTTGCTTTGCATGAGAAACAGGAGCTGGTTTATTGAAACCTGCATTTTTAACCAGGCGTATGTGTGGAATTAAGCGGTGCCTTTACAGAAAGCGAAGATGAAAATGTAGAAGCCACCCTAAAACGTTCTGCttcaaacaagcaaaaataattaataagtcTTCGtggaaaacacacacacgtatatacatACTGTCTGTATAGATTCCCGGTGGCAAATGCAAACCATGCTTGGTGAATTACTATAATCAGGTGCCGGTGAAGAACAAACTGAAGGTGGCGCTTCAGTATTGTCGGCGATATAAGGAAACCGTACACACAGATGGAATTTATTTACCAGGGAAAAAGGAATATTTAAAATTAACGGGTAACTCACATATGCGATCGGGCATTATCTACACTTTCTTCCTTTTTGCCGGTCGCCCATCGCCTTTTCTGTAATGCAGCCTTGGGCTCTACCGGCTAATCAAACGACACGCCTCCAGATACTGACACCTCGCCTGTGAAGACGACGTGCATCTTTAAAACAAATCTCCGTTTCCCATACTGATGAAAGCAGTCACGTACACCGTCTGACAGACATCAAGTATGGTGTAGGATGTGAGAAGACAAATTGGCAGATTAGGGTTAGCGACTGAGATCATCGCAGTGATTATGCGTCcgtgttaatttttttaaagctttcaaTTTTTGTCTAATGCCATGGCTGCATATCCCAAATATAGGTTTACTGTTTAATATATTCATCGTGTTTGCACATGTGGCTGTATGAATGCTGTGGTGGGGGCTGCTTTGCTCACCTCTCCTCCAGATTTAAGAATGACTTCATTCAGACTGCCGGTTTGTAAACATCCCTCTTATGTTGCGTCCTCTCACACCACAATAAATCATAGTTTGGATCACAAAAAACTGGTTGTTTAATAAGCTTCTCGGTAAATAATGTCACACTTAAAAATATAGCAGCAAAAAAGCAGCATTTCTTCTTAAGAGAGACATAGACAGTAACGATGCTCAGTTTAGCCAATCGTTTGAAGTCCTATTTTTTAAAGTATCATCtctcacacatacactcacacacaaatatatagatAGTTAGACAGAAagacagtatctatctatctatctatctatctatctatctatctatctatctatctatctatctatctatctaatctaatctatacaCATGTATATTTACACAGCTCTGCATATAatgatttaaatatgtatttaatattgCGTGCTGCAAGGCAAAAAGCCGTGCTGTCTGTAGTTAACCTTAAAGAGCTTCAACCAGACAGCTGTAGGTTAGTCTTATGTATGAAGACTTTCTAGTGTGTTGTCCCCTAGAGGGCAATCACTAACCTTCATTTGAGTACTACCCAACCCCCCACTCCTCTCATGCACACACTGACATACACTCGCGCACACACATTTTCCCCACCTACTCACACAAACCCAGCACAACTATCACCCAATTAAGACTCATAAGTCATTTCAGAAGGGAATTATAGCTATATCCCTCCTCTGTAGATCATCAGACCAATGTCATGATGATCAGGACTCATAAAATTagctgtaaaaaatgtaaaagaatacaAAGTTACTAAACCACTAGAAATGGAATATCTGCTTTGCAGCTCGTATTTTGTCTTAGTCTATATcatatttattttggatttgaATATGATGACAAGCaatgattttttaattgtttttatttacaggtaAGATCTTATTTgtacaaataaaattatacatacacattttaaatacacagtatatgatattctgattttaaaaatgaacatactCTGCAGCTTTATaaattataacataaaataacattctctaaAATTGTTAATCTAATTAAGGGTCAAGGAGAAACAGAGCCTTCCCCAGTAGTATTGGGCACAAGTCCTGGATGGTATACCGTAGCAGTCCATTGCGGACCCAACCACAAggttaatttaaaattactagGTAACTTAATATACATGTCTTTGGAGTTATAGGAATAAAACTGAAGTATCTGAAGAAAATGTCtttaaacatggggagaacatgcaaatgccacacagacaACCAGTGGGTTTAGGATTAAAACCCAGGATGCAGCAtatttgaggcagcagtgctcacCAGTGCCTCTTGCCTTTTTGTACAtactatacatattatataatataattgcCTCTTT
The sequence above is drawn from the Erpetoichthys calabaricus chromosome 3, fErpCal1.3, whole genome shotgun sequence genome and encodes:
- the LOC114648090 gene encoding LOW QUALITY PROTEIN: transcription factor Sox-11-like (The sequence of the model RefSeq protein was modified relative to this genomic sequence to represent the inferred CDS: inserted 2 bases in 1 codon; deleted 3 bases in 3 codons), with amino-acid sequence MVQQTEHGETESSMSREATDTEENEFIACSPLPLNPDWCKTATGHIKRPMNAFMVWSKIERRKIMEQSPDMHNAEISKRLGKRWKMLKDSEKIPFIREAERLRLKHMADYPDYKYRPKKKPKLDSSSSKPNAHSPEKSSSKFSKTSGKKCSKLKPSKPGVKSQEYGDEYVFGNLKGNKDXVKNILTDEDDDEDYDDDLQMRLKQEDEEQMRVYGAAKVPASPTLSSSAESEGASMYEDVRNAAQNRLFYNFKNITKQSVAYPASVSPASSRSVSTSSTSSEEPDDLLFDFSLNFAQSSQGSELGNTNSGNLCLSLVDKDLDSFSEGQFGSHFEFPDYCTPELSEMIAGDWLEANFSDLVFTY